The following are encoded together in the Oncorhynchus clarkii lewisi isolate Uvic-CL-2024 chromosome 25, UVic_Ocla_1.0, whole genome shotgun sequence genome:
- the LOC139384023 gene encoding zinc finger BED domain-containing protein 4-like, whose protein sequence is MIPKIIIFGYTDYTVVNKKRIATCKTCGKKITDGGATTSNFVRHLKLHKERFEQYQMNKSVTREPQQSPISQFMETRVGQYSMNHPQQKAINNAILSDLVIDCNLPLSVVENKSFRHFLSVVDSKYSPVCCRTLTSKVENLATERRSKLKTQLSNTDHVSVTVDIWSDRKMRGFLGVTVHCMEKDGERLQLKSNLLACDSVKGPHMAERICEQFEAICGEYGIKDKLDYIISDNAAKMRKAFTVCFPIEQEDEVHDEDHLDDPELWNDLTLEDQQTVDAAIAKKQCLQCFAHTLQLVVGDGLKETKVMTPSLSKLSKIGSLLHTNTTFREVFEAEFGERGIPAAVNTRWNSTLKQVKAVIQCDHRKLSHVLEKAGHKELLFTVREWNKMKELVDILKPFGEATDMTQGEKIVTISSVVPSVLSLNHHLEQRKPQVHFLSGLVRSLQASLNKRFLGIFINVKMARTQDGITAPFSDPVYLKAAALDPAFSLMWVEHHVLVKEEVKEEVAQRVKELILEDATGTEQAVPLVDEKEREDHSLGQEDGLFAAYCKRQKKAVGTTPALQLSHYLDICEGQNALLFWAMNRKALPSLSRVAIRVLAVPASSAPVERVFSHGGIILRPHRAQMTDRLLSNLVFCKCNAS, encoded by the exons atgatacccaaaattattatttttggatATACAGACTACACTGTAGTCAACAAAAAACgtattgcaacttgcaaaacatgcgggaaAAAAATTACAGATGGAGGCGCAACAacttccaactttgttcgacatttgaagctgcacaaagaacg ATTTGAACAATACCAGATGAACAAAAGTGTCACACGTGAACCACAACAGTCTCCAATCTCACAGTTCATGGAGACCCGTGTAGGGCAGTACAGCATGAATCATCCACAGCAGAAAGCTATCAACAATGCAATACTGTCCGACCTGGTTATCGATTGCAACTTGCCTCTGtctgttgtggaaaacaagagttTTCGTCACTTTCTGTCAGTGGTTGACAGTAAGTACAGCCCAGTGTGTTGTAGAACATTGACATCAAAAGTAGAGAACCTCGCTACAGAGAGACGTTCAAAACTGAAAACTCAGTTGAGCAACACAGACCATgtttcagtcacagtggacaTTTGGTCCGACCGAAAGATGAGGGGGTTCCTTGGTGTCACTGTGCACTgtatggagaaagatggagagaggctACAGCTCAAATCCAATCTCTTGGCCTGTGACAGCGTCAAAGGCCCACACATGGCCGAAAGAATCTGTGAGCAATTTGAGGCCATATGTGGTGAGTACGGGATCAAAGATAAATTGGACTATATCATTAGTGACAATGCTGCCAAAATGAGAAAAGCATTCACGGTGTGCTTCCCCATTGAACAAGAAGATGAAGTACATGACGAAGATCACCTTGATGACCCAGAGCTCTGGAATGACCTAACCCTGGAAGACCAGCAAACAGTGGATGCTGCTATTGCAAAAAAACAGTGCTTGCAGTGTTTTGCCCACACTCTCCAGCTGGTGGTGGGAGATGGCTTGAAAGAAACAAAAGTGATGACTCCTTCTCTTTCAAAGTTATCAAAAATCGGCTCACTGCTACATACAAACACAACATTCAGAGAGGTGTTTGAGGCTGAATTTGGGGAAAGAGGCATCCCTGCTGCTGTCAACACAAGATGGAACTCAACACTGAAACAAGTGAAGGCAGTTATCCAATGTGACCATCGAAAACTCAGTCATGTTCTAGAAAAGGCTGGGCACAAGGAGTTGTTGTTCACAGTACGGGAGTGGAATAAGATGAAGGAGTTGGTGGACATCCTGAAGCCATTCGGAGAAGCAACAGATATGACACAGGGGGAGAAGATCGTCACAATCAGTTCTGTTGTTCCCTCGGTCCTGTCCCTGAATCACCACCTGGAGCAGCGGAAGCCTCAAGTCCATTTCCTGAGCGGCCTGGTCAGAAGTCTCCAGGCATCCCTGAACAAAAGATTTCTTGGAATCTTCATCAATGTGAAAATGGCCAGGACACAAGATGGAATCACTGCCCCATTTTCAGATCCAGTCTACCTCAAAGCAGCTGCCTTGGATCCGGCTTTTTCTCTGATGTGGGTGGAGCACCATGTGCTGGTCAAGGAGGAGGTCAAGGAGGAGGTGGCACAAAGAGTGAAAG AACTGATTCTGGAAGATGCTACAGGGACTGAGCAAGCTGTGCCTCTTGTTGatgagaaagagcgagaggacCATAGTCTTGGACAAGAAGATGGGCTGTTTGCAGCATACTGTAAGAGGCAGAAGAAAGCTGTTGGGACCACTCCAGCACTACAACTAAGTCATTACCTTGACATATGCGAAGGACAGAATGCCCTCTTGTTCTGGGCAATGAACAGGAAGGCTCTTCCTTCACTGTCCCGAGTGGCCATCAGGGTCTTGGCAGTGCCTGCCTCCAGTGCCCCGGTAGAGCGTGTCTTCAGCCATGGTGGCATCATACTGCGACCTCATCGTGCACAAATGACTGACAGACTTTTATCGAATTTGGTCTTTTGCAAATGCAATGCATCATAG
- the LOC139383736 gene encoding SRA stem-loop-interacting RNA-binding protein, mitochondrial-like, which translates to MASSKKVFEVFVSKIPWTIASKDMKEYFGQFGQVKKCLLPFDKETGFHRGFCWIGYTSEEGLHNALQKDQHMLEGATLQVQRNRKVFAGQKTNKEVVEGW; encoded by the exons ATGGCATCGTCTAAGAAGGTTTTTGAGGTGTTTGTGTCTAAAATACCATGGACCATTGCAAGCA AGGACATGAAGGAGTACTTTGGGCAGTTCGGGCAAGTCAAGAAATGCCTACTTCCTTTT GACAAGGAGACAGGATTCCACAGAGGCTTCTGCTGGATCGGCTATACGTCCGAGGAAGGCCTGCACAATGCTCTCCAGAAAGACCAACACATGCTGGAGGGAGCCACG CTTCAAGTTCAAAGAAACAGGAAAGTGTTTGCGGGACAGAAGACAAACAAAGAGGtggtggagggatggtga